The genomic stretch GTTGATGATCATCCACACGGCGAGGAAGATCACGACGCCGCGCAAACGCAAGACAATCGCGATCGGCAGCACAGGACCAGCGAAGGCCGCCTTGCCGGCCGACCGGTCGGTGCGGAAACCGAAACGCGCCGCGGCCCCCATCATACCCGATATGGCGCCGGAGGCGCCGACCAGCGGCGCTTCACCGTATGGGTGCATGGCCCAGAAGAGCGCGACGGAAGCCAGTCCGGTGAAAGCGAAGAACAAGGCGAACCAGAATGCACCGAGGCGATTGGCCAGAGGCGAGCCAAAGGCGGCCAGCCAGACCATGTTGATGGCAATATGGGCAAAACCGCCATGCATGAAGGCATAGGTGAAGGGCCGCGTGAACAGGAGCCAGTCGAAGCCGTATTGTCCGGTGTAGAGGACGGGGATGAAGGCTCCGTCATAGAGCAGCGTCATCTGCTGTGCGTCGGTGAGCACATATTGCTGCAGCAGGAAGACGGCCGCGCAAATGCCGATCACCGCCAGGATGATCGGCGGCAGATTGAACACCGGCTCGCGCGCTGGCGGCGGCATGTTTTCGACCTGTTCGGCGTCGGAAGGATCTTGCGGTTCGCTCATCTGCAATGGCAACTCGATGCTGGTTCGATCTGGGCTGGTTCGATCCAGCGAGCATCTAGAGCACGGTCATTGGAACCGCAAACGGCGAATCGCCCCAGCGCGAATCAAAAAAGAAGCCGTCCAAGGTTTCCCTTGAACGGCCGGTCGAGCCCCCTGCTCCCCTAAAACTCTGACTGAAGTGCTGCCGATCGTCGCGAAACGACCGCTTCTGGAGTGGTTTTGGTGTGCCACGGGGCGCCCTCGGGCGCAACGTAAACCAGTTGTTAACCTTAACGGCCCCGACCCGTGAACAAGTGTTAACGATGCTGGCACGCTTCCTGCTCCGCAACGCATGTAAGTCATCGGAGGGCGCCCTTCTGTTCACCGATGGGACATCAGACGAC from Mesorhizobium sp. NZP2077 encodes the following:
- a CDS encoding rhomboid family intramembrane serine protease, with the protein product MSEPQDPSDAEQVENMPPPAREPVFNLPPIILAVIGICAAVFLLQQYVLTDAQQMTLLYDGAFIPVLYTGQYGFDWLLFTRPFTYAFMHGGFAHIAINMVWLAAFGSPLANRLGAFWFALFFAFTGLASVALFWAMHPYGEAPLVGASGAISGMMGAAARFGFRTDRSAGKAAFAGPVLPIAIVLRLRGVVIFLAVWMIINLATGLLGFAPGVDGQIAWEAHIGGFVAGFFGLRWFDRRWQPPEWETPDRRT